One region of Skermanella mucosa genomic DNA includes:
- the nfi gene encoding deoxyribonuclease V (cleaves DNA at apurinic or apyrimidinic sites) — translation MLDPWPTDEAEARVVQEDLCHRVVTRDDFPPLRRIAAVDAHYSDSDGLTWAAVAELDPETLELTRSVLLARPTVFPYVSGFLSFREVPAMAAAIGLLPQPPDLLVVDGQGLAHPRRFGLACHLGVVTGLPAIGVAKSRLVGRYEEPGPRRGSSSPMFHRRELVGVALRTRDGTNPLFVSIGHRVSLPTAVDLVLRFTPKWRLPEPIRLADAISRMHR, via the coding sequence ATGCTCGATCCCTGGCCGACCGACGAGGCCGAGGCGCGCGTCGTGCAGGAGGACCTGTGCCACCGCGTCGTGACCCGCGACGATTTCCCTCCGCTCCGCCGCATCGCCGCCGTCGATGCGCACTACAGCGACTCCGACGGCCTGACCTGGGCGGCGGTGGCCGAACTCGACCCGGAGACGCTGGAATTGACGAGGTCCGTCCTGCTGGCCCGGCCGACCGTCTTCCCCTACGTGTCCGGATTCCTGTCGTTCCGCGAGGTCCCGGCCATGGCGGCGGCGATCGGCCTGCTGCCTCAGCCCCCGGACCTCCTGGTCGTCGACGGACAGGGCCTTGCGCATCCGCGCCGTTTCGGACTCGCCTGCCATCTGGGCGTCGTGACGGGACTGCCGGCCATCGGGGTCGCCAAGTCGCGGCTGGTCGGCCGCTACGAGGAGCCGGGACCTCGGCGCGGCTCCTCCTCGCCGATGTTCCACCGGCGGGAACTCGTCGGGGTGGCACTCCGAACCCGCGACGGCACCAATCCGCTTTTCGTCTCCATCGGCCATCGGGTAAGCCTGCCCACGGCCGTGGACCTGGTGCTCCGCTTCACGCCGAAATGGCGCCTGCCGGAGCCGATCCGCCTCGCCGACGCCATCTCGCGCATGCACCGCTGA
- a CDS encoding chemotaxis protein CheW, with product MSPLPSVQAPAPAPAVPESPDRRPHLVFRIGDMRAALPLREVREIVRRPDVLDVPLSPPTVEGLINLRGTVTVLLNMQRMLGQPVNLPDDGGRVVVLDAGTRVGLQVDQVAGILDLAHGQMERADIAEERDLFSGTVPGDGEEPAISVLALDRVLRRVSASVGRPAPPLAGRTAPAGTAAAARPMPEPASGTAAATRMLVSFESGGEEYALPVSAVDEVVRTQARTMRMPHADDTLLGVVTVRGRLIPLFDLATLLELGPARPGIGEADAARIIVLSFGGLRAGLLVDRAREILRVPAGQIDPVPPLFRRDGGEIEGICRLDRGRRLVSVLDPERLFRSEEARRGLAAQSDHPDADTPEEGMADRGADTESFVIFRLGTVEYGLPSSCVEQVAAVPDQLTPVPKAPDFIEGVINHRGSVLPVIDQRRRFALSGAAPARSRRIIVTRMGANRAGILVDAVTGLLRIPIAAIEPAPDLSAEQITLISRVANLGDRMILLLEPGHLLARDEADLLSDLDGTAPVRAAV from the coding sequence ATGTCCCCGCTCCCCTCCGTACAGGCGCCCGCGCCCGCCCCGGCGGTTCCGGAATCCCCGGACCGCCGGCCGCACTTGGTGTTTCGCATCGGCGACATGCGCGCCGCCCTGCCGCTCCGGGAGGTTCGGGAGATCGTCCGCCGCCCGGACGTGCTGGACGTCCCCTTGAGCCCCCCGACCGTCGAAGGGTTGATCAACCTGCGCGGAACCGTCACCGTCCTGCTCAACATGCAGCGCATGCTGGGACAGCCGGTCAACCTTCCGGACGACGGAGGGCGGGTCGTGGTGCTTGATGCCGGCACGCGCGTCGGTCTCCAGGTCGATCAGGTCGCCGGCATCCTCGACCTGGCTCATGGGCAGATGGAGCGGGCCGACATCGCCGAAGAGCGCGACCTTTTTTCCGGGACGGTTCCCGGGGATGGGGAAGAGCCGGCGATCTCGGTGCTGGCGCTCGACCGGGTCCTGCGGCGGGTCTCGGCGTCGGTCGGCCGTCCCGCTCCGCCGCTGGCCGGCAGGACCGCGCCGGCCGGTACCGCGGCGGCGGCGCGGCCCATGCCCGAACCGGCATCCGGGACGGCGGCCGCCACCCGCATGCTGGTCAGCTTCGAATCCGGCGGCGAGGAGTATGCCCTGCCCGTTTCCGCGGTGGACGAGGTGGTCCGCACCCAGGCCAGGACGATGCGCATGCCCCATGCCGACGACACCCTGCTGGGCGTCGTCACGGTGCGCGGGCGGCTGATCCCGCTGTTCGACCTGGCGACGCTCCTGGAGCTCGGGCCGGCGCGTCCGGGGATCGGAGAAGCCGATGCGGCCCGGATCATCGTCCTGTCGTTCGGCGGGCTTCGGGCCGGATTGCTGGTGGACAGGGCCCGCGAGATCCTGCGCGTACCGGCCGGCCAGATCGACCCGGTGCCGCCGCTGTTCCGCCGGGATGGCGGAGAGATCGAAGGGATCTGCCGGCTCGACAGGGGCCGCAGGCTCGTTTCCGTCCTCGATCCCGAGCGGCTGTTCCGGTCGGAGGAAGCGCGGCGCGGCCTCGCCGCGCAGTCCGATCATCCAGACGCCGACACCCCGGAGGAAGGCATGGCCGACCGCGGCGCCGACACGGAATCCTTCGTGATCTTCAGGCTGGGCACCGTCGAATACGGTCTCCCCTCGTCCTGCGTCGAGCAGGTCGCGGCCGTGCCGGATCAGCTGACCCCGGTTCCCAAGGCTCCGGACTTCATCGAGGGGGTCATCAATCACAGGGGCAGCGTCCTGCCGGTGATCGACCAGCGGCGGCGTTTCGCCTTGTCCGGCGCGGCCCCGGCGCGCAGCCGGCGCATCATCGTCACCCGGATGGGTGCGAACCGCGCCGGGATCCTGGTGGATGCGGTGACCGGCTTGCTCAGGATACCCATCGCTGCGATCGAGCCGGCACCCGACCTGTCCGCGGAGCAGATCACCCTCATCTCCCGCGTGGCCAATCTCGGCGATCGGATGATCCTCCTGCTGGAGCCGGGGCACCTGCTGGCCCGCGACGAGGCGGACCTGCTCTCCGACCTCGACGGCACGGCACCCGTTCGGGCTGCGGTCTGA
- a CDS encoding GlxA family transcriptional regulator — MPFAKSAPPLEQTGRDIAFLLFPKFSMLAFTCAVEPLRVANQLLGRTCYRWSTASAAGGTVMASNGMTLVPDRRLEEVGTPNMLILCAGFDPQDSFSDTLASPLRRLDRQGTILGAIDSGSLLLARTGLLDGHAATTHWECLDSLAEQYPQVEVQPSIFVIDRRRLTCAGGTAALDMMLHLIRIDCGHRIAVAVSEQFIHPAIRDAGSSQRADMPQRLGVCHPRLAAAVRIMERNLEEPLALQELAERAGLSLRQMERLFHAALGQSPTSYYLWLRVERARSLVLYSGHSLAEIAVACGFGSYEGFSRTYRRHAGASPSRDRASARLQPTPAATTVRMGA, encoded by the coding sequence ATGCCGTTCGCCAAGAGTGCGCCACCCCTGGAACAGACCGGCCGGGACATCGCCTTCCTGCTGTTTCCCAAGTTCTCGATGCTGGCGTTCACCTGCGCGGTGGAGCCGCTGAGGGTCGCCAACCAGTTGCTGGGACGGACCTGCTACCGCTGGTCCACCGCTTCGGCGGCAGGTGGTACGGTCATGGCGAGCAACGGCATGACGCTGGTACCGGACCGGCGGCTCGAAGAGGTCGGGACGCCCAACATGCTGATCCTGTGCGCCGGCTTCGATCCTCAGGACTCCTTCAGCGATACCCTGGCCTCTCCGCTTCGCCGCCTCGACCGGCAGGGCACCATCCTGGGCGCCATCGACAGCGGAAGCCTCCTGCTGGCCCGCACCGGCCTGCTCGACGGGCATGCCGCCACCACCCATTGGGAATGCCTGGACAGCCTTGCCGAGCAGTATCCGCAGGTGGAGGTCCAGCCGTCGATCTTCGTCATCGACCGCAGGCGGCTGACCTGCGCCGGCGGCACGGCGGCGCTGGACATGATGCTCCACCTGATCCGCATCGACTGCGGCCATCGAATCGCCGTCGCCGTCTCGGAGCAGTTCATCCATCCCGCCATCCGGGACGCCGGTTCCAGCCAGCGGGCCGACATGCCCCAGCGGCTCGGCGTCTGCCATCCCAGGCTGGCCGCCGCGGTCCGGATCATGGAGCGGAATCTGGAGGAACCCCTGGCGCTCCAGGAACTGGCGGAGCGGGCGGGTCTGTCGCTGCGGCAGATGGAGCGGCTGTTCCACGCGGCGCTCGGCCAGTCTCCGACCAGCTATTATCTTTGGTTGAGAGTCGAGCGGGCACGGTCGCTGGTGCTGTATTCTGGCCATTCCCTGGCGGAGATCGCGGTCGCCTGCGGCTTCGGCAGCTACGAGGGCTTCTCCAGGACATACCGGCGCCATGCCGGGGCCAGCCCCAGCCGGGACAGGGCCTCGGCACGGCTCCAGCCGACTCCCGCCGCCACCACGGTCAGGATGGGGGCCTGA
- a CDS encoding methyl-accepting chemotaxis protein yields MALIKKSTYDNRRPADQAENATPQAGAAQPLPHATPQRARARTYARQQKIAERIAAASTEIAASTSEAASAAEELRRSMEQIASGAQQASSAAQESLSAVSNIAALLANARTLATASRQKTESLQVLLGETGVQIIASVGGISAAARRQTATVTLIEGLKELASSIGSIVRTVGYIADQTDLLALNAAIEAARAGQAGNGFAVVADEVRALAEVAEKSARDIADLVGEIQGEIGSLAAAITATADMSMREVENGTRVVATIEQVRADMSELAAASLDMVAASQEAERASVEVQRGTELIAAAAEEQAAATEESLRSLAEQSLALEQAQLAAQELSLLSDELRQTSDLIRSAEQVASASEELSATVQELSGAAAQIMTAVDQISRGSGQQAAATHQSGTALRQIEAAARRTQASTGGAVERATAMSALLAEGRQNITSLIGGVEQAVVDTRGSLTRIGSLEQMVRRIEKIVDGINSVSIQTNMLAISGSVEAARSGDAGRGFALVSSDIRSLARDSAENGDRIKDTVRAIQDQVQAVRRELELTLAANEIEVQKNRDVVATFASVEADMATVRKSNEAILRDSDVILQAAQQAAVGTQEVAAAAEQASRATAQAAIASRQQARGAEDLAAAIEEVASLADELQNSAG; encoded by the coding sequence ATGGCGCTGATCAAGAAGTCGACATACGATAACCGGCGCCCCGCCGACCAGGCGGAGAACGCGACCCCCCAGGCCGGAGCGGCCCAGCCTCTTCCCCACGCGACGCCGCAACGGGCGCGTGCCCGGACCTATGCACGGCAGCAGAAGATCGCGGAACGGATCGCGGCCGCCAGCACGGAGATCGCCGCCTCCACGTCGGAGGCCGCCTCCGCGGCGGAAGAGCTTCGCCGCAGCATGGAGCAGATCGCAAGCGGCGCGCAGCAGGCCTCCAGTGCCGCCCAGGAGTCGCTTTCAGCGGTCAGCAACATCGCGGCGCTCCTGGCCAACGCCCGCACCCTGGCGACCGCCTCGCGCCAGAAGACGGAATCCCTGCAGGTCCTGCTGGGAGAAACGGGCGTCCAGATAATCGCCTCGGTCGGAGGCATCTCGGCGGCGGCCCGGCGCCAGACGGCCACAGTGACGCTGATCGAGGGCTTGAAGGAGCTGGCGTCCAGCATCGGCTCGATCGTCCGGACCGTCGGCTACATCGCCGACCAGACCGATCTGCTGGCGCTCAACGCGGCGATCGAGGCGGCCCGTGCCGGTCAGGCGGGCAACGGCTTCGCCGTCGTCGCCGACGAGGTCCGGGCCCTTGCCGAAGTCGCGGAGAAGAGCGCCAGGGACATCGCCGATCTGGTCGGGGAGATCCAGGGGGAGATCGGGTCGCTGGCGGCGGCGATCACCGCGACGGCCGACATGTCGATGCGCGAGGTCGAGAACGGCACCAGGGTCGTCGCCACGATCGAGCAGGTCCGGGCGGACATGAGCGAACTGGCCGCGGCGAGCCTCGACATGGTGGCGGCATCCCAGGAGGCGGAACGGGCGTCGGTGGAAGTCCAGCGCGGTACCGAACTGATCGCGGCGGCGGCCGAGGAGCAGGCGGCGGCCACGGAGGAATCCCTGCGCAGCCTTGCCGAGCAGAGCCTTGCCCTGGAGCAGGCCCAGTTGGCGGCTCAGGAGCTTTCCCTGCTGTCCGACGAGTTGCGCCAGACCAGCGACCTGATCCGAAGCGCCGAGCAGGTCGCCTCCGCGTCGGAGGAACTGTCCGCGACCGTCCAGGAACTGTCGGGAGCCGCCGCCCAGATCATGACCGCGGTCGACCAGATCAGCCGGGGCTCGGGGCAGCAAGCCGCCGCGACCCATCAGTCCGGCACGGCGCTCCGGCAGATCGAGGCCGCGGCGCGCCGTACCCAAGCCAGCACCGGCGGCGCGGTGGAACGGGCCACGGCCATGTCGGCGCTCCTGGCAGAGGGGCGGCAGAACATCACCTCCCTGATCGGCGGGGTCGAACAGGCGGTCGTCGATACCCGCGGCAGCCTGACCCGCATCGGATCGCTCGAGCAGATGGTGCGGCGGATCGAAAAGATCGTGGACGGTATCAATTCCGTGTCGATCCAGACCAACATGCTTGCGATCAGCGGCTCGGTGGAAGCCGCGCGCAGCGGCGACGCGGGACGGGGTTTCGCCCTGGTCTCCTCGGACATCCGGAGCCTGGCGCGGGACTCGGCCGAAAACGGCGACCGGATCAAGGATACGGTCCGCGCGATCCAGGACCAGGTCCAGGCGGTCAGGCGCGAACTCGAACTGACCCTGGCGGCCAACGAGATCGAGGTTCAGAAGAACCGCGACGTCGTCGCGACCTTCGCCTCGGTGGAGGCCGACATGGCGACGGTCCGGAAGAGCAACGAAGCGATATTGCGGGATTCCGACGTCATCCTGCAGGCGGCGCAGCAGGCCGCGGTCGGCACGCAGGAGGTGGCCGCCGCGGCGGAGCAGGCCAGCCGGGCGACCGCCCAGGCGGCGATCGCGTCCCGGCAGCAGGCGCGCGGAGCCGAGGACCTGGCCGCGGCGATCGAGGAAGTGGCGTCCCTGGCGGACGAACTCCAGAACTCCGCCGGCTGA
- a CDS encoding L-carnitine dehydrogenase: MTESLPIRTLGLVGGGVIGSGWAARALAHGLDVVAFDPAPGAEDALRAAVDNAWPALERTGLAEGADRDRLRFVGSIPEVAAEADFIQENAPEREDLKRGLLAEIDAGCGPGIVIASSSSGLLPSRIQADCRRPERVVIGHPFNPVYLLPLVEIVPGELTSADTVERAAAFYRSIGMRPLRIRKEIEGYLSDRLQEAMWREALHLVDQGIATTEDIDDAIVYGPGLRYAFMGTCLTFHLAGGQGGMAHMLDQFGPALKLPWTKLVAPELTRELRDRMVDGTAAQADGRTVKELERWRDDCLIRLIEALAPVRHERRAEPADPVAP, translated from the coding sequence ATGACCGAATCCCTCCCCATCCGCACGCTCGGCCTGGTCGGCGGCGGCGTCATCGGCAGCGGCTGGGCGGCGCGCGCCCTCGCCCACGGGCTGGACGTGGTCGCCTTCGACCCGGCCCCGGGAGCCGAAGACGCCCTCCGGGCAGCGGTGGACAATGCCTGGCCGGCACTGGAACGGACGGGTCTCGCGGAAGGCGCCGACCGGGACCGGCTGCGCTTCGTCGGGTCGATCCCGGAGGTCGCGGCAGAGGCCGACTTCATCCAGGAGAACGCGCCGGAGCGCGAGGACCTGAAGCGCGGGCTCCTGGCGGAAATCGACGCGGGCTGCGGCCCCGGTATCGTCATCGCCTCCAGTTCGTCCGGCCTGCTCCCCTCGCGGATCCAGGCGGATTGCCGCCGTCCCGAGCGGGTGGTGATCGGCCACCCCTTCAACCCTGTCTATCTGCTGCCGCTGGTCGAGATCGTGCCCGGCGAGCTTACGTCTGCCGATACCGTGGAGCGGGCAGCCGCCTTCTATCGCTCCATCGGCATGCGACCGCTGAGAATCCGCAAGGAGATCGAGGGCTACCTGTCCGACCGCCTCCAGGAGGCGATGTGGCGCGAGGCGCTCCACCTGGTCGACCAGGGCATCGCCACCACCGAGGACATCGACGACGCCATCGTCTACGGCCCCGGCCTGCGCTACGCTTTCATGGGAACCTGCCTGACCTTCCACCTGGCCGGCGGCCAGGGCGGCATGGCCCACATGCTGGACCAGTTCGGCCCGGCCCTGAAGCTGCCCTGGACCAAGCTGGTGGCTCCCGAGCTGACGCGGGAACTGCGCGACCGCATGGTGGACGGAACGGCGGCCCAGGCCGACGGCAGGACCGTCAAGGAACTGGAGCGCTGGCGCGACGACTGCCTGATCCGCCTGATCGAAGCGCTGGCCCCGGTGCGGCACGAGCGGCGGGCGGAACCCGCCGATCCCGTCGCGCCATGA
- the choX gene encoding choline ABC transporter substrate-binding protein: MTLRTARLMAAAGMALCGVSLWPVPAPAAEPDECRTVRMSDPGWTDITSTTTTASVILSALGYQPKVVNLSVAVSIEGLRSKNIDAFLGNWMPAQEEMTRKYIDGSQIDVAAVNLEGATTTLAVNKAAADAGVKTFADLAKHAEKFDRTINSIEPGSSANAKIQKMIDDGAYGLGDWKLVESSEAAMLAAVERAARRDEWAVFLGWAPHPMNVKLPMGYLDGGEEYFGPNRGSATVRTLTRAGLAETCPNLGTFLEQLVFSIPMENEMMVMILSDRMDPAEAVEKWMRDNPQVLDAWLAGVTSFDGKPGLPAVKSALGIAS, encoded by the coding sequence ATGACTCTGAGAACCGCCCGCCTGATGGCCGCCGCCGGTATGGCATTGTGTGGCGTGTCGCTGTGGCCAGTCCCGGCCCCGGCGGCCGAACCCGACGAATGCAGGACGGTCAGGATGTCCGATCCGGGCTGGACCGATATCACGTCCACGACCACGACGGCCTCGGTCATCCTGTCGGCCCTGGGATATCAGCCGAAGGTCGTCAATCTCTCGGTCGCAGTCTCGATCGAAGGACTTCGCTCCAAGAACATCGACGCCTTCCTCGGCAACTGGATGCCGGCTCAGGAGGAGATGACACGGAAATACATCGACGGCAGCCAGATCGATGTCGCGGCCGTCAACCTCGAAGGCGCCACCACGACGCTGGCGGTCAACAAGGCTGCGGCCGACGCCGGCGTCAAGACCTTCGCCGACCTCGCGAAGCATGCGGAAAAGTTCGACCGCACCATCAACAGCATCGAGCCGGGATCGTCGGCCAACGCGAAGATCCAGAAGATGATCGATGATGGCGCCTATGGGCTGGGCGACTGGAAACTGGTCGAATCCAGCGAGGCGGCGATGCTTGCCGCGGTCGAACGTGCGGCCCGGCGCGACGAGTGGGCGGTGTTCCTGGGCTGGGCGCCCCACCCGATGAACGTGAAGCTGCCGATGGGATACCTGGACGGCGGGGAGGAGTATTTCGGCCCCAACCGCGGCAGCGCCACGGTCCGAACCCTGACCAGGGCCGGGCTGGCGGAGACCTGCCCCAACCTCGGAACGTTCCTGGAGCAGCTGGTGTTCTCCATCCCGATGGAAAACGAGATGATGGTCATGATCCTGAGCGACAGGATGGATCCCGCGGAGGCGGTCGAGAAGTGGATGCGTGACAACCCACAGGTGCTGGATGCCTGGCTCGCCGGCGTCACCAGCTTCGACGGAAAGCCCGGCCTGCCCGCCGTCAAGTCGGCTCTCGGCATTGCCTCCTGA
- a CDS encoding thioesterase family protein, which produces MNGEGPLRLHRTRVVPEWIDYNGHLSEAYYVLIFGHATDALLDAIGMDGDFRARTGRSVYTVDARILYLGEIACGEEVEIRTWIAGVDPKRMLVHHAMHRTGCDRPAARTELVLLSVAQPGPRASPFDPAVFRTIRSLAEAGRACRPVLPDRWVPPPP; this is translated from the coding sequence ATGAACGGCGAAGGCCCCTTGCGCCTCCACCGCACCCGCGTGGTACCGGAATGGATCGACTATAACGGGCACCTCAGCGAAGCCTACTATGTGCTGATCTTCGGCCATGCGACCGACGCGCTGCTGGACGCCATCGGCATGGACGGGGATTTCCGGGCCCGGACCGGGCGCTCCGTCTACACGGTGGACGCCCGCATCCTCTATCTCGGCGAGATCGCCTGCGGCGAGGAGGTGGAGATCCGCACCTGGATCGCCGGTGTCGATCCGAAGCGCATGCTGGTCCACCACGCGATGCATCGGACCGGATGCGACCGGCCGGCGGCGCGGACTGAACTGGTGCTGCTCTCGGTGGCGCAGCCCGGCCCGCGCGCGAGCCCGTTCGACCCCGCCGTGTTCCGCACCATCCGGTCGCTCGCCGAAGCAGGACGGGCCTGCCGCCCGGTCCTGCCGGACCGCTGGGTTCCGCCCCCACCTTAA
- a CDS encoding CPBP family intramembrane glutamic endopeptidase translates to MPARADFPYYDGRPVPITGRGWILLMLSVAGAFAALITIPAETFPATLVPASLFAGIPLLALAHLTKRHWTALFGPVGLKQVGQMFLFGILAIIASLAAGVTVYLLGSVAPNPAVAGMGAMSGTAFVLRLIPTIPQLLGEEILSILPFLAFLWLATTHLRLGRTTGIGVAIVSSSLLFAAAHLPTYDWHWVQSFGVIGTARVVLTLAYIWTRNLWVSTGAHVINDWSEFSFTFAASHVPIGTR, encoded by the coding sequence ATGCCCGCCCGCGCCGACTTCCCTTATTACGACGGCCGCCCGGTTCCGATCACGGGCCGAGGCTGGATCCTGCTCATGCTCAGCGTGGCCGGGGCCTTCGCGGCCCTGATCACCATCCCGGCAGAGACCTTCCCGGCCACGCTCGTCCCGGCCTCGCTGTTCGCCGGCATTCCACTGCTGGCGCTGGCCCATCTGACCAAGCGGCATTGGACGGCGCTGTTCGGACCGGTCGGCCTCAAGCAGGTCGGGCAGATGTTCCTGTTCGGCATACTCGCCATCATCGCCTCCCTGGCGGCGGGTGTGACCGTCTACCTGCTTGGTTCGGTGGCGCCCAATCCCGCCGTCGCCGGCATGGGCGCGATGTCCGGAACCGCGTTCGTCCTGCGGCTCATCCCGACGATCCCGCAACTGCTCGGGGAGGAAATTCTGTCCATCCTGCCGTTCCTGGCCTTCCTGTGGCTCGCCACCACTCACCTGCGGTTGGGCCGCACAACCGGGATCGGCGTCGCCATCGTGAGCTCCTCGCTTCTCTTCGCAGCGGCGCACCTGCCGACCTACGACTGGCATTGGGTCCAGTCCTTCGGCGTCATCGGAACCGCCCGCGTCGTCCTGACCCTGGCCTATATCTGGACCCGGAACCTCTGGGTCTCCACGGGTGCGCATGTCATCAACGACTGGTCCGAGTTCTCCTTCACCTTCGCCGCGAGCCACGTCCCGATCGGCACGCGGTGA
- a CDS encoding alpha/beta hydrolase fold domain-containing protein: MRSAYETERSWWNRPVIDLHSVTDMVLELEDGPVGIRVYRPEAGASLPALMFLHGGGFVVGSLDSHDRIMRQLCRRSGAVVVGVDYPLSPENPHPAALDRIEQALVALADGADAHGIDPGRLGIGGDSSGAHLALAAALRLRDSRPDVLRFLLLYYGLYGVEESESHRRFTDPAYGLTPDELQFYRSSYLGSEPAPGGKALDLLTSDLAGLPPAFVGAAALDPLLDDSLALSDALRNAGGQADLRVYDGVPHGFLHWSRLVPTAVQALEDGARAVAAGLLRPPS, from the coding sequence ATGCGCAGCGCCTATGAGACGGAACGGTCCTGGTGGAACCGGCCGGTCATCGACCTGCATTCGGTGACCGACATGGTGCTGGAACTGGAGGACGGCCCGGTGGGAATCCGGGTGTACCGTCCCGAGGCCGGAGCTTCCCTGCCGGCTTTGATGTTCCTACACGGCGGCGGCTTCGTCGTCGGCTCCCTGGACTCCCACGACCGGATCATGCGGCAGCTCTGCCGCCGGTCCGGCGCGGTGGTCGTCGGGGTGGATTACCCGCTCTCCCCCGAAAACCCGCACCCGGCGGCGCTCGACAGGATCGAACAGGCCCTCGTCGCCTTGGCGGACGGTGCGGATGCCCACGGCATCGACCCCGGCCGGCTGGGGATCGGCGGCGACTCCTCCGGTGCCCATCTGGCGCTCGCCGCGGCGCTCCGCCTGCGCGACAGTCGGCCGGACGTCCTCAGGTTCCTGCTGCTCTATTACGGGCTCTACGGGGTGGAGGAGTCGGAGTCCCACCGGCGCTTCACCGACCCGGCCTACGGGCTCACCCCCGACGAACTGCAATTCTACCGGTCCAGCTACCTGGGCTCGGAGCCGGCTCCCGGCGGGAAAGCCCTGGACCTGCTGACATCCGATCTGGCCGGACTGCCGCCCGCCTTCGTCGGGGCCGCGGCGCTCGATCCCCTGCTGGACGACAGCCTCGCCCTTTCCGACGCCCTGCGGAATGCCGGCGGACAGGCCGACCTGCGCGTCTACGACGGCGTCCCCCACGGTTTCCTTCATTGGAGCCGGCTGGTGCCGACCGCCGTCCAGGCGCTGGAGGACGGCGCGCGCGCCGTCGCGGCCGGCCTGCTCAGGCCCCCATCCTGA
- the cheB gene encoding chemotaxis-specific protein-glutamate methyltransferase CheB: MIRLLIIDDSALMRKLLAGIFELEGDFEIRTARNGAEALDLAASFAPQVATLDINMPVMDGLTCLSRLMVETPLPVVVVSSQTPEGAETTLEALALGAVDVIAKPEGTVSLNIDRIRPMLVETVRAAAGARLRPTLRLADRIRHRMSRTAAPDQPPPSLAPPSPATPSGRRAGQPEPAAGLVLIGASTGGPQALETILTGLPEDLPWPVLVAQHMPASFTGAFARRLDRICPLPVDEVRQSTVLLPGRVHVARGDADLIVARRPAGLIATPVPSSPTHRWHPSVDRMVTSALNHVPAGLLVGVLVTGMGDDGAAAMARLSAEGGHAIAQDEDTAVVWGMPGALVRRGGADTVAPLADIARAVAGAVARAGSHRSEATCR; the protein is encoded by the coding sequence ATGATTCGTCTGCTCATCATCGACGATTCGGCGCTGATGCGGAAACTGCTGGCCGGCATCTTCGAGCTGGAAGGCGATTTCGAGATCCGGACGGCCCGCAACGGCGCCGAGGCGCTGGATCTCGCCGCGAGTTTCGCCCCCCAGGTGGCGACGCTCGACATCAACATGCCGGTCATGGACGGACTGACCTGCCTGAGCCGCCTCATGGTCGAGACGCCGCTTCCGGTCGTGGTCGTGTCGTCCCAGACGCCCGAAGGCGCGGAAACCACGCTGGAGGCGCTGGCGCTCGGCGCGGTGGACGTGATCGCCAAGCCGGAGGGCACCGTCTCGCTGAACATCGACCGCATCCGTCCGATGCTGGTCGAGACGGTTCGGGCCGCGGCCGGCGCCCGCCTGAGGCCGACGCTGCGGCTTGCCGACCGTATCCGCCACCGGATGAGCCGGACCGCCGCGCCGGACCAGCCTCCCCCGTCCCTGGCGCCGCCATCGCCCGCGACGCCGTCCGGGCGCCGTGCCGGACAACCGGAACCGGCGGCCGGTCTCGTCCTGATCGGTGCCTCGACCGGCGGGCCGCAGGCGCTCGAGACGATCCTGACCGGCCTTCCCGAGGACCTCCCCTGGCCGGTCCTGGTGGCCCAGCACATGCCGGCCAGTTTCACGGGGGCCTTTGCCCGGCGGCTGGACCGGATTTGCCCCTTGCCGGTCGACGAGGTCCGGCAATCCACGGTCCTGCTGCCCGGCCGCGTCCACGTCGCGCGGGGGGACGCCGACCTGATCGTCGCCCGGCGGCCCGCCGGACTGATCGCCACGCCGGTGCCCTCCTCGCCGACCCACCGTTGGCATCCGTCGGTCGACCGGATGGTGACCAGCGCGCTCAACCACGTGCCGGCCGGCCTGCTGGTCGGCGTGCTGGTCACCGGCATGGGCGACGACGGTGCCGCCGCCATGGCGCGGCTGAGCGCGGAGGGCGGCCACGCCATCGCCCAGGACGAGGATACGGCAGTGGTCTGGGGAATGCCGGGCGCCCTGGTCAGGCGTGGAGGCGCCGACACCGTCGCCCCGCTGGCGGATATCGCGCGGGCCGTCGCCGGGGCGGTCGCCCGGGCCGGTTCGCACCGAAGCGAGGCGACATGCCGCTGA